Proteins from a genomic interval of Pseudomonas silesiensis:
- a CDS encoding His/Gly/Thr/Pro-type tRNA ligase C-terminal domain-containing protein yields the protein MIQITLTDGSMREYDQPLSVYEVAASIGGGLAKAAVAGRVDGVLVDCAFMIEADARVGIVTPQEPDGLEILRRSCALMLSMAIKQLYPCAQLQTGSALGDGFFYEFVYERPLTLVDLASIEARMKTLALTNHPIRRRDPSLQSTPVETLSPYLLGDFECVTVGPHVPATKVLQAFALDHISGTSPQRIYGTCWSCQQELEHWRTPPHVIVVSMDDRQLDYAQSVTEALRRSGVRASADLRNEKVRHKIREHSQHVPYLVVIGEKEKQGGFVSVRSRTGEDFGRMAVEAVCEWLRSTGLGRA from the coding sequence ATGATCCAGATCACTTTGACTGATGGTTCAATGCGTGAATACGACCAGCCCCTGTCCGTCTATGAGGTTGCCGCGAGCATTGGCGGCGGGTTGGCCAAGGCCGCTGTCGCGGGTCGGGTAGACGGTGTGCTGGTGGACTGTGCCTTCATGATCGAGGCGGACGCGCGAGTCGGTATTGTCACACCTCAGGAACCCGATGGCCTGGAGATTCTGCGCCGCTCCTGCGCGCTGATGTTGTCCATGGCGATCAAACAGCTTTACCCGTGTGCGCAATTGCAAACCGGATCGGCGCTGGGTGACGGGTTCTTTTATGAGTTTGTTTACGAACGTCCTTTAACTCTGGTCGACCTTGCCAGTATCGAAGCGCGCATGAAGACGCTGGCATTGACTAATCATCCGATCCGCCGGCGCGATCCGTCATTGCAGTCAACACCTGTCGAAACACTGTCGCCGTACCTGCTCGGGGATTTCGAATGTGTGACTGTGGGCCCGCATGTTCCCGCAACCAAGGTGTTACAGGCGTTCGCCCTGGATCATATCAGCGGTACTTCGCCACAACGGATTTACGGCACCTGCTGGTCTTGCCAACAGGAACTGGAACATTGGCGCACACCGCCCCATGTGATTGTCGTCAGCATGGACGATCGCCAATTGGATTATGCCCAGTCAGTGACCGAGGCATTGCGCCGAAGTGGCGTGCGGGCCAGTGCAGATCTACGCAACGAGAAGGTTCGCCACAAGATTCGCGAGCACAGTCAGCACGTGCCGTATCTGGTGGTGATCGGCGAGAAAGAAAAGCAAGGCGGGTTTGTCAGTGTGCGCAGCCGCACCGGGGAAGATTTCGGCAGAATGGCGGTTGAAGCGGTATGTGAATGGTTGAGATCAACAGGTCTCGGGAGAGCCTGA
- a CDS encoding DUF3617 domain-containing protein: MNVPLLGLAVVFGLALPVAAQAQMLQPGLWELTSSNMKVDNQDLPDLQLILGQIQSQMTPEQRAQLEKQGITMGGKGIRSCLTPEQVKTDNIPLTDPQSGCKQEITERTGNQWKFRFSCPKAQGAGVATFLSDREFTTKVNGTFNATGIQQKGSLDTRAVWLGQDCGTVKPRA; this comes from the coding sequence ATGAACGTTCCTCTGCTGGGTTTGGCCGTGGTGTTTGGTTTGGCTCTTCCTGTGGCCGCTCAGGCTCAGATGCTGCAGCCGGGATTGTGGGAGTTGACCTCGAGCAACATGAAAGTCGATAACCAGGACCTGCCCGATCTGCAATTGATCCTTGGGCAGATTCAGAGCCAGATGACCCCTGAACAGCGTGCACAGCTGGAGAAGCAAGGCATCACCATGGGTGGAAAAGGGATTCGGTCTTGCCTGACGCCAGAGCAGGTAAAGACCGATAATATTCCGCTGACGGATCCGCAATCGGGCTGCAAACAGGAAATTACCGAACGTACGGGCAACCAGTGGAAATTCCGCTTCAGCTGTCCGAAAGCGCAAGGTGCGGGCGTTGCTACATTCCTCAGCGATCGCGAGTTCACCACCAAGGTCAACGGCACGTTCAACGCCACCGGCATCCAGCAAAAGGGTAGTCTCGATACTCGCGCCGTGTGGTTGGGGCAGGATTGCGGAACGGTTAAACCCAGAGCCTGA
- the cls gene encoding cardiolipin synthase encodes MDYFGPHIFGYLIALLHSLGMIAAIHAVLTVRTAQGSIAWALSLVFIPYLTLIPYLVFGRSTFDGYIKARRQANEEMRKAIAEMNWRPWVEEALTARASEAYSSLRAMPKLGRMPCLANNEVRLLINGQATFDAIFQAISHARQAVLIQFFIIHDDRLGQRLHSLLLKKAAEGVKVYLLYDRIGSHSLPHSYVQPLRDAGVEVKAFATRSGWLNRFQVNFRNHRKIVVVDGILGFVGGHNVGDEYMGEKPPLAPWRDTHVQVRGPVVACMQESFAEDWFWAARSLPPLILPDAYPDDGVLCQLLASGPADAYETCSLFFVEAIHAATERVWITSPYFIPDEAVFAALRLAVLRGVDVRILLPSRPDHRIVYAASSLYAFEAVRAGVRVFRYQPGFLHQKVVLVDSEISAVGSANMDNRSFRLNFEVMLLTVDSTFALEVEQMLNDDFAQAHEIAKEESRETRRLQQVGMRIARLISPIL; translated from the coding sequence ATGGATTATTTCGGACCGCACATTTTCGGTTACCTGATCGCCCTTCTGCACTCGTTAGGCATGATAGCGGCGATCCATGCCGTATTGACCGTTCGCACCGCCCAAGGCTCGATCGCCTGGGCCCTGTCATTGGTGTTCATTCCCTACCTGACGCTCATTCCCTATCTGGTCTTCGGCCGCAGTACCTTCGATGGTTACATCAAGGCCCGACGTCAGGCCAACGAGGAAATGCGCAAAGCCATCGCCGAGATGAACTGGCGACCCTGGGTCGAAGAGGCACTGACCGCACGCGCCTCCGAAGCCTATTCGTCACTCAGGGCGATGCCGAAACTGGGGCGCATGCCATGCCTGGCCAACAATGAGGTGCGCTTGCTGATCAACGGCCAAGCCACCTTCGATGCCATCTTTCAAGCGATCAGCCACGCCAGGCAAGCAGTGCTGATCCAGTTCTTCATCATTCACGACGATCGCCTCGGCCAACGTCTGCACAGCTTGCTGCTGAAAAAAGCCGCTGAAGGTGTGAAGGTCTATCTGCTTTACGATCGAATAGGCAGCCACTCCTTGCCCCACAGTTACGTGCAACCGTTGCGCGATGCCGGGGTAGAGGTCAAAGCGTTTGCAACTCGCAGTGGCTGGCTCAACCGCTTCCAGGTCAACTTCCGCAACCACCGCAAGATCGTGGTCGTAGACGGCATTCTGGGCTTCGTCGGCGGGCATAACGTCGGTGATGAATACATGGGAGAAAAACCGCCTCTGGCACCGTGGCGCGATACCCATGTGCAAGTGCGGGGCCCCGTCGTTGCCTGCATGCAGGAATCCTTCGCCGAAGACTGGTTCTGGGCGGCCCGCTCTCTGCCACCGCTGATCTTGCCCGACGCTTATCCTGACGACGGCGTGCTCTGCCAGTTGCTCGCCAGCGGCCCGGCTGATGCCTACGAGACCTGTTCGTTATTCTTCGTCGAAGCTATCCACGCGGCCACGGAACGAGTCTGGATCACCAGTCCTTATTTCATCCCTGACGAGGCGGTATTCGCCGCATTGCGTCTAGCGGTGCTGCGTGGCGTGGATGTACGCATCCTGCTCCCGTCGCGACCGGATCACCGTATCGTCTACGCCGCCTCCAGCCTTTATGCCTTCGAAGCGGTGCGTGCCGGAGTGCGGGTGTTCCGGTACCAGCCTGGCTTCCTGCATCAGAAAGTGGTGTTGGTCGACAGCGAAATCAGCGCCGTCGGCAGTGCGAATATGGATAACCGTTCCTTCCGGCTGAACTTCGAAGTGATGCTACTGACAGTGGACAGCACTTTTGCCCTGGAAGTGGAACAAATGCTTAACGATGACTTTGCCCAGGCCCATGAAATCGCCAAAGAAGAAAGCCGGGAGACCCGCCGCCTGCAACAGGTCGGCATGCGGATCGCCCGGCTGATTTCACCCATACTCTAG
- the cfaB gene encoding C17 cyclopropane fatty acid synthase CfaB, translating into MLAQLPPALQNLQLPLRLRLWDGHEFNLGPTPSVTIVVKDPQMVTQFTHPSLDALGAAFVEGKLELEGSISDVIRICDEWSQALLDEDESNQPVRAVHDKETDAKAISYHYDLSNAFYQLWLDSDMAYSCGYFETGSETLEQAQQAKFRHLCRKLRLQPGEYLLDVGCGWGGLARYAAREFGAKVFGITLSKEQLALARERVSAEGLDDLVELQLLDYRDLPQDGRFDKVVSVGMFEHVGHANLPQYCKTLFGAVKEGGLVMNHGITAKYTDGRPVGRGAGDFIGKYVFPNGELPHLSMISAEISEAGLEIVDVESLRLHYARTLDHWSERLEDNLEAAGKLVPEQALRIWRLYLAGCAYAFARGWINLHQILAVKAHADGSHELPWTRDDIYNP; encoded by the coding sequence ATGCTCGCGCAACTTCCGCCGGCCTTACAGAATCTGCAACTACCCTTACGCTTGCGACTCTGGGACGGCCATGAATTCAACCTGGGACCGACGCCCAGCGTCACGATTGTGGTCAAGGACCCACAAATGGTTACCCAGTTCACCCACCCCAGTCTCGACGCGCTCGGAGCGGCGTTTGTTGAAGGCAAGCTGGAGCTCGAAGGATCCATCAGTGACGTGATCCGGATCTGCGATGAATGGAGTCAGGCGTTGTTGGACGAGGACGAAAGCAATCAGCCGGTTCGTGCCGTCCATGACAAGGAAACCGATGCCAAGGCGATTTCCTATCACTACGATCTTTCCAACGCGTTTTATCAGCTGTGGCTCGACAGTGACATGGCGTATTCCTGCGGCTATTTCGAGACCGGTAGCGAGACCCTTGAGCAGGCCCAGCAAGCCAAATTCCGTCATCTGTGTCGCAAGTTGCGCCTGCAGCCCGGCGAGTATCTGCTGGATGTCGGTTGCGGATGGGGCGGGTTGGCGCGGTATGCGGCCCGGGAATTCGGCGCGAAGGTATTCGGCATTACGCTCAGCAAAGAGCAGTTGGCCCTGGCCCGGGAGCGGGTGAGCGCCGAGGGCCTGGACGATCTGGTCGAATTGCAGCTGCTGGACTACCGCGATTTGCCCCAGGACGGGCGCTTCGACAAAGTGGTCAGCGTGGGTATGTTTGAGCATGTCGGTCACGCCAACCTGCCCCAATACTGCAAAACCTTGTTCGGCGCGGTGAAGGAGGGCGGCCTGGTGATGAACCACGGGATCACCGCCAAGTACACCGATGGCCGTCCGGTGGGGCGCGGTGCCGGTGATTTCATTGGGAAGTACGTATTCCCCAACGGAGAGTTGCCGCACTTGTCGATGATTTCTGCCGAGATCAGCGAAGCCGGGCTGGAGATCGTCGATGTCGAGAGCCTGCGCCTGCATTACGCGCGCACTCTTGACCATTGGAGCGAACGGCTCGAAGACAATCTGGAAGCCGCGGGCAAATTGGTACCTGAGCAGGCACTGCGAATCTGGCGCCTGTACCTGGCGGGATGCGCCTATGCCTTCGCCAGGGGCTGGATCAATTTGCACCAGATACTGGCGGTGAAAGCCCATGCAGATGGCAGCCATGAACTGCCATGGACCCGCGACGACATCTACAACCCCTAG
- a CDS encoding cation-translocating P-type ATPase gives MTASTAAASNLLSSAEQRSAARQLTLAMLALGLLILGLIWRWLLPQQTGISQLLLGVASLLVAVPVMRSAWYSLRYPSLHGITDQLIALAMLGAWATGDLLTAALLPIIMIFGHVLEERSVIGSQEAIRALGKLTRSHARRVQADGSIVEVDNGTLKSGDVVEVRAGDRVPADGRVIAGQASLDTASITGESVPLEAAVGMQVFGGAINLDGLLRIEVTRTGNESTLGKVIALMQNAERSKPPITRLLERYAGSYMVLVLLLAAVTWFVTNDAQAMLAVLVAACPCALVLSAPATAIAGVAVAARHGILIRSSAFLEELADLTSLVVDKTGTLTFGTLRLQSIDSPLEDRTHVLQLAASLGSASSHPVSRALAGLVTQEHFLLLSDIRERQGLGVVAMTGQGEAALGRPELFAQLGIDTSAVPDHDGPIAGLALNGEFLAWLLLADSVKPEARFALSELRELGLGRQLLLTGDRHSVAHTLARDVGISDVEAQALPEDKLNRVLKEIGSGFRPMVVGDGINDSLALKAGVVGVAMGAGGADIALASADIVLIGSDLRRLGTCVRLSRQCRRTLQVNVIIGLGWTLAIVVFAAFGWLGAAGAMIAALLHNLSTLLVLGNAGRLLRFQEPLLKLKDEV, from the coding sequence ATGACCGCCTCGACTGCCGCCGCATCGAACCTGTTGTCCTCGGCTGAACAACGCAGCGCCGCTCGCCAATTGACCTTGGCGATGCTTGCCCTCGGCTTGCTCATACTAGGACTGATCTGGCGCTGGTTATTGCCGCAGCAAACGGGCATCAGTCAGTTACTGTTGGGGGTTGCTTCGTTACTGGTGGCCGTGCCGGTGATGCGCTCCGCGTGGTACAGCCTGCGTTACCCGAGTTTGCACGGCATCACCGATCAGTTGATCGCCCTGGCCATGCTCGGCGCCTGGGCCACCGGCGATCTGCTGACCGCTGCACTACTGCCGATCATCATGATCTTTGGCCATGTCCTGGAAGAACGCAGTGTGATCGGTTCACAGGAGGCGATTCGTGCACTCGGCAAGCTGACACGCAGCCATGCGCGCAGGGTACAGGCGGACGGTTCAATCGTCGAAGTCGACAACGGCACGCTCAAGAGTGGTGACGTGGTCGAGGTACGAGCGGGTGATCGGGTGCCAGCGGACGGACGGGTTATAGCTGGCCAGGCGAGTCTCGATACTGCGTCCATTACCGGTGAGTCGGTGCCGCTGGAAGCGGCTGTCGGCATGCAAGTATTCGGTGGCGCGATCAACCTTGATGGCTTGTTGCGCATTGAAGTAACCCGCACCGGCAATGAATCGACCCTGGGCAAAGTCATCGCGCTCATGCAAAACGCCGAGCGATCCAAGCCGCCGATCACGCGGTTGCTGGAGCGCTATGCCGGCAGCTACATGGTTCTGGTATTGCTGCTGGCGGCCGTGACCTGGTTCGTGACCAACGATGCTCAGGCGATGCTCGCCGTGTTGGTGGCAGCCTGTCCCTGTGCACTGGTGCTATCGGCACCGGCCACGGCGATTGCCGGTGTCGCCGTGGCGGCTCGTCACGGGATTTTGATCCGCAGTTCGGCGTTTCTCGAAGAGTTGGCAGACCTGACTTCGCTGGTGGTCGACAAGACCGGAACCCTGACCTTTGGCACCTTGCGTTTGCAGTCCATCGACAGCCCGCTGGAGGATCGCACCCACGTCCTGCAATTGGCTGCCAGCCTCGGTTCTGCCAGTAGTCATCCCGTCAGCCGCGCGCTCGCCGGCCTGGTGACTCAAGAACATTTTCTGTTGCTCTCGGATATCCGCGAGCGTCAGGGTTTGGGTGTTGTGGCAATGACCGGGCAGGGCGAAGCGGCATTAGGTCGGCCGGAGTTGTTCGCTCAGTTGGGCATCGACACATCAGCGGTTCCCGACCACGACGGCCCGATTGCCGGGCTGGCACTCAATGGTGAATTTCTCGCCTGGCTGTTGTTGGCTGACAGCGTCAAACCCGAAGCGCGCTTTGCCTTGAGCGAGTTGCGTGAGCTCGGATTGGGTCGGCAGTTGTTGCTCACAGGTGATCGACACAGCGTCGCACACACGCTGGCGCGTGATGTCGGTATCAGTGATGTCGAAGCGCAGGCCCTGCCCGAGGACAAGCTCAATCGCGTGCTGAAAGAAATCGGCAGTGGCTTCCGGCCGATGGTGGTCGGGGACGGTATCAACGATTCCCTGGCGCTCAAGGCAGGCGTCGTCGGGGTGGCCATGGGGGCGGGAGGAGCGGACATCGCCCTGGCATCGGCCGACATCGTACTGATCGGCAGCGACCTGCGGCGGCTCGGCACCTGTGTGCGCTTGAGTCGCCAATGCCGGCGGACCCTGCAGGTCAATGTGATTATTGGTCTGGGCTGGACGCTGGCGATCGTCGTGTTCGCTGCATTCGGCTGGCTGGGGGCGGCGGGGGCGATGATTGCAGCGCTGTTGCACAACCTGAGCACCTTATTGGTGTTGGGCAATGCGGGTCGGCTGCTGCGTTTTCAAGAGCCTTTGCTCAAGCTCAAGGACGAGGTTTGA
- the hflK gene encoding protease modulator HflK: protein MSLVPRGTNELNSPWIQAGRLAFLALYAVTILAALAWAFSNVRQIDPQNRAVVMHFGALDRVQNAGLLLAWPRPFEQVILLPAADRVIERRIENLLRSDTAMQADRVATFATPLSDALAGSGYLLTGDAGVVQLDVRVFYKVNEPYAFVLQGEHVLPALDRLVTRSAVALTAARDLDTILVARPELIGADNKAAERRERLRGDLVQGINQRLAQLTATGQGLGIEVARVDVQSSLPGPAVNAFNAVLTASQQADKAVANARTEAEKLTQTANQQADRTLQVAHAQASERLAKASADTATVLSLASAQQQGRDPQMLLRIYRERMPKILGQAGSVTTVNPQDDSRLIIQGAAQ from the coding sequence ATGAGTTTGGTTCCACGTGGAACAAACGAGTTGAATAGCCCTTGGATTCAGGCAGGGCGATTAGCTTTCCTTGCCCTGTATGCGGTGACTATTCTCGCCGCACTGGCTTGGGCATTTTCCAACGTGCGGCAGATCGATCCGCAAAATCGTGCGGTTGTCATGCATTTCGGCGCCCTCGATCGCGTGCAGAATGCCGGGTTGTTGTTGGCGTGGCCGCGACCGTTTGAGCAGGTCATTCTGTTGCCGGCGGCAGACCGGGTTATCGAGCGTCGAATTGAAAATCTATTGCGCAGCGATACTGCCATGCAGGCCGATCGGGTCGCTACGTTCGCCACACCTCTCAGTGACGCGCTGGCCGGCTCCGGTTATCTTTTGACCGGTGACGCGGGTGTGGTGCAGCTGGATGTGCGGGTGTTCTATAAGGTCAACGAGCCCTATGCCTTCGTCCTGCAAGGCGAACATGTGCTACCGGCCCTGGACAGATTGGTCACGCGTAGCGCCGTCGCACTCACTGCGGCCAGAGACCTGGACACCATTCTGGTGGCGCGACCGGAGCTGATCGGTGCGGATAACAAGGCGGCGGAAAGACGCGAGCGTCTGCGTGGCGATCTGGTACAGGGGATCAATCAGCGCTTGGCGCAATTGACGGCGACAGGGCAGGGGCTGGGTATCGAAGTGGCACGCGTCGACGTGCAATCCAGTCTGCCGGGACCAGCGGTCAATGCGTTCAATGCGGTCCTGACGGCAAGCCAGCAGGCCGATAAAGCGGTGGCCAATGCGCGTACCGAAGCTGAGAAATTGACCCAGACCGCCAACCAGCAAGCCGACCGAACGTTACAGGTCGCCCACGCCCAAGCCAGCGAACGGCTGGCGAAAGCCTCTGCCGACACCGCCACCGTATTGAGCCTGGCTTCAGCGCAACAGCAGGGCCGCGACCCGCAAATGCTGCTGCGTATCTACCGTGAGCGAATGCCGAAAATCCTCGGTCAGGCCGGGTCGGTGACTACGGTCAATCCGCAAGACGATTCCCGCCTGATCATCCAGGGAGCTGCCCAATGA
- the hflC gene encoding protease modulator HflC gives MSQSHAHADHSDHDHDHGHGGHHHGHHHHHHGDPQQASPFPWRRMGWAALLVAFAVAAASLVQVRSGEATVITRFGNPSRVLLEPGLGWRWPAPFEAAIPVDLRLRTTSSGLQDVGTRDGLRIIVQAYVAWQVQGDPDNVQRFMRAVQNQPDEAARQIRTFVGSALETTASSFDLANLVNTDANQVRIADFETQLRQQIDQQLLTTYGVRVVQVGIERLTLPSVTLTATVDRMRAERETIATERTAIGKREAAQIRSAAERDARIVQADATVKAAEIEAQSRVEAAQIYGRAYAGSPQLYNLLRSLDTLGTIVTPGTKLILRTDAAPFRVLVDGPPTVENKTGSQP, from the coding sequence TTGAGCCAGTCGCACGCACACGCTGACCACAGCGATCATGATCATGATCATGGCCATGGCGGGCATCACCATGGACATCACCATCACCACCACGGTGACCCACAACAAGCTAGCCCGTTTCCGTGGCGACGCATGGGCTGGGCTGCGCTGCTGGTGGCGTTCGCCGTCGCGGCAGCGAGCCTGGTGCAAGTACGGTCCGGGGAGGCTACGGTGATCACGCGCTTTGGCAATCCATCGCGCGTGTTGCTCGAACCTGGTCTTGGCTGGCGTTGGCCGGCGCCGTTCGAAGCGGCAATTCCGGTCGACCTGCGATTGCGCACCACCTCCAGCGGTTTGCAGGATGTGGGCACACGGGACGGTTTGCGCATCATTGTTCAGGCTTACGTGGCGTGGCAGGTGCAAGGTGACCCGGACAATGTTCAGCGCTTCATGCGCGCTGTGCAGAATCAGCCGGACGAAGCCGCGCGGCAAATACGCACCTTCGTCGGTTCGGCGCTGGAAACCACGGCCAGCAGTTTTGACCTGGCCAACCTGGTGAACACCGACGCGAATCAGGTGCGCATTGCCGATTTCGAAACGCAGTTGCGTCAGCAAATCGATCAACAATTACTGACGACCTATGGCGTGCGGGTTGTGCAAGTCGGCATCGAACGCCTGACCTTGCCGTCGGTAACCCTCACCGCCACAGTCGATCGCATGCGCGCCGAGCGTGAAACAATTGCCACCGAACGCACGGCCATAGGCAAACGCGAAGCGGCTCAAATTCGTTCCGCGGCGGAACGGGATGCGCGAATCGTCCAGGCCGATGCCACGGTCAAGGCGGCCGAGATCGAAGCCCAATCCCGGGTCGAAGCCGCACAGATTTACGGTCGTGCGTATGCCGGGTCGCCGCAGCTGTACAATCTGCTGCGCTCGTTGGACACGCTGGGCACCATCGTCACGCCCGGTACCAAACTGATTTTACGCACCGACGCCGCGCCCTTCAGAGTGCTGGTTGACGGCCCGCCGACCGTCGAAAACAAGACCGGGTCGCAGCCATGA
- the hflK gene encoding protease modulator HflK yields the protein MQVDLDDDGAQVAGLPRFQQAVFQSRRLRQFAIGLGALAATGLVLAFFVGLFAPQSLWAAVLTHQSAGLLVLVAGLQSAWWVTQWRAQAMSPSIPAAVIEQAISPNGWYERLLDRLHQHWLRMLMQIGAPTLWLGGWALLTLLSIEQAWNLELPPAALGVSASVGAALSLLLAFGLLVLERQLTQENPGQWPEAGPLAQLTRVAISCLLLSALCLLFANETSVWPVRLAVLIGLLPGLVAVEMLLRAVLSLFSPRQERLEPAMLARSFIADMLRWPPQPLLALQHELHNRFGIDLRQIWAFTYMRRAFLPVLAVVSVVGWSLTGIHEIPMHGRGIYERFGKPVEVFGPGLHGGLPWPLGRVLYVENGVVHELATSVGETASAVVAEPAEGPAPAIANRLWDASHVNDKSQVIASSRADKQSFQIVNMDVRFVYRIGLSDQAALAATYNTADVPTLIRSTASRILVLDFASRTLDGLLGDDRVGLAEEIGRAVQADLQKLDSGVEILATVVEAIHPPAGAANAYHGVQAAQIGAQALIARERGAAAEATHQAQLQASIARDQATASAREINATAQAADLKFSAEQKAYASAGQAFVLEQYFSQLSRGLATAQLLVLDHRLGGSNHAPTIDLRTFTLPADPVPPSQSAQPGAAH from the coding sequence ATGCAAGTCGATCTGGATGATGATGGAGCTCAGGTAGCCGGGCTGCCGCGCTTTCAGCAGGCAGTTTTTCAAAGCCGGCGCTTGCGACAGTTCGCCATTGGCTTGGGAGCGCTGGCGGCGACAGGGCTGGTACTGGCATTTTTTGTCGGGCTGTTCGCACCTCAGTCACTTTGGGCGGCAGTGCTGACCCATCAAAGCGCCGGTTTGCTGGTGCTGGTTGCCGGGCTTCAGTCGGCCTGGTGGGTGACGCAGTGGCGCGCCCAAGCGATGAGTCCGTCTATACCGGCGGCGGTTATTGAACAAGCGATTAGCCCAAACGGATGGTACGAACGGCTGCTGGATCGACTTCATCAGCACTGGCTGAGAATGCTGATGCAGATTGGCGCGCCGACGTTGTGGCTGGGCGGGTGGGCGCTGTTGACGCTGTTGAGCATTGAACAGGCCTGGAACCTTGAGTTGCCGCCAGCCGCTCTCGGCGTCTCAGCCAGTGTCGGTGCTGCACTGTCGTTATTGCTGGCTTTCGGTTTGCTGGTGCTGGAACGTCAACTGACCCAGGAAAACCCAGGCCAATGGCCCGAAGCAGGGCCGTTGGCGCAGCTGACGCGTGTAGCAATCAGCTGCCTGTTGTTGAGCGCTCTCTGCCTGCTATTCGCCAATGAGACCTCCGTCTGGCCGGTACGGCTGGCCGTCCTGATCGGCCTGTTACCGGGGCTTGTTGCCGTCGAAATGCTGTTGCGCGCCGTGTTGTCATTGTTCAGCCCCAGGCAGGAACGACTCGAACCGGCAATGCTGGCGCGAAGCTTCATTGCCGATATGCTGCGCTGGCCACCACAACCCTTGCTGGCGCTGCAGCATGAACTGCACAACCGTTTCGGCATAGATCTGCGGCAGATCTGGGCCTTCACCTACATGCGCCGGGCCTTTTTGCCAGTGCTGGCAGTGGTTTCGGTCGTGGGTTGGTCGCTCACCGGCATTCACGAAATCCCCATGCACGGGCGAGGCATCTACGAGCGCTTCGGCAAACCGGTGGAGGTCTTCGGTCCTGGTTTACACGGGGGGTTGCCTTGGCCGCTCGGCCGAGTGCTGTACGTTGAAAACGGCGTGGTCCACGAGTTGGCCACCAGTGTTGGCGAAACGGCATCCGCGGTTGTTGCCGAACCCGCCGAAGGCCCGGCGCCGGCGATTGCCAATCGTTTGTGGGACGCGAGCCACGTGAATGACAAATCCCAGGTTATCGCCAGTAGCCGAGCCGACAAGCAGAGCTTCCAGATCGTCAACATGGATGTGCGTTTCGTCTACCGCATCGGCCTGAGTGATCAGGCTGCTCTAGCGGCGACTTACAACACTGCCGATGTACCGACCCTGATCCGCAGCACCGCCAGCCGGATCCTGGTTCTCGACTTCGCATCACGCACCCTCGACGGTTTACTGGGTGACGACCGGGTAGGGCTCGCCGAAGAAATCGGCCGGGCGGTACAAGCCGATCTGCAGAAACTCGACAGCGGGGTGGAAATTCTCGCCACCGTGGTCGAGGCGATTCATCCGCCGGCGGGGGCAGCTAACGCCTATCACGGGGTGCAAGCGGCACAGATTGGTGCTCAGGCATTGATCGCGCGCGAACGCGGTGCGGCAGCGGAGGCCACCCATCAGGCGCAATTGCAGGCCAGCATCGCCCGCGACCAGGCGACAGCCAGCGCGCGTGAAATCAACGCCACCGCCCAAGCGGCGGACCTGAAGTTCAGCGCCGAACAAAAGGCTTACGCCAGTGCTGGCCAAGCCTTTGTGCTGGAGCAGTACTTCAGCCAACTGTCCCGAGGCCTGGCCACTGCACAACTACTGGTGCTCGATCATCGTTTAGGCGGCAGCAACCATGCGCCGACCATCGACCTGCGTACCTTCACCCTGCCGGCTGACCCTGTGCCGCCGAGCCAATCCGCTCAACCAGGAGCTGCCCATTGA
- a CDS encoding Lrp/AsnC family transcriptional regulator — MKLDSYDRKILAALQRDGRLSNVQLADEIGLSASPCLRRVRMLEEAGVIRGYQATLDRDEVGLGLTVFVGVKVERHNDEQAESFRLAVTALPEVISAFLVSGESDFLLQVVVPDLRAYDRFLTGRLLKLPGVSDIRSNFAIHTVKTPGALPLGHLPA; from the coding sequence ATGAAACTCGATTCCTATGACCGCAAGATACTCGCAGCGCTGCAACGGGACGGTCGCCTGAGCAATGTGCAACTCGCCGACGAGATCGGGCTGTCCGCATCGCCTTGTTTGCGCAGGGTGCGGATGCTCGAAGAAGCCGGGGTGATTCGCGGCTATCAAGCCACTCTTGATCGCGATGAAGTCGGGCTGGGGCTGACGGTGTTTGTCGGGGTCAAGGTCGAGCGCCACAACGATGAACAGGCGGAATCCTTTCGTTTGGCCGTGACGGCATTGCCGGAGGTAATTTCGGCATTCCTGGTATCGGGGGAATCGGATTTTCTGCTGCAGGTGGTGGTGCCGGATTTGCGTGCCTATGACCGTTTTCTCACTGGGCGCCTGTTGAAGCTGCCAGGGGTGAGTGACATCCGCAGCAACTTTGCGATTCACACGGTGAAGACCCCGGGTGCGTTGCCGTTGGGCCATTTGCCCGCCTGA